One region of Sardina pilchardus chromosome 18, fSarPil1.1, whole genome shotgun sequence genomic DNA includes:
- the inpp5f gene encoding phosphatidylinositide phosphatase SAC2, with protein sequence MVEMELFQAKDHYILQCGDNALWCSRNDGTMSVRPATDLLLAWNPVCLGLVEGLIGKIQLHADLPLCLVLIRQKALVGELPGNHKVYKITKIAVVELSEDEPQDLELELCKKHHFGINKPEKIAQSPDESKFLLKTLNQIKSNVAQPTKKKVKENKEKERLERRLLDELYKIFMDSDSFYYSLTYDLTNTVQRQGAADKSDLPIWKRVDDRFFWNKHMIQELLDLQVPQVDFWVVPVIQGFVQVEELVVNYNDNSDEEKSSPDTPLQELTCVDNIHPRFAVAIISRRSRHRAGMRYKRRGVDTDGHVANYVETEQLIHVHSHTLSFVQARGSVPIFWSQSGYRYNPRPRLEKDEKETVPYFAAHFDQQLSVYKKQVIINLVDQSGREKMIGDAYLKQVLLYNNPNLTYVSFDFHEHCRGMKFENVQTLTDAIWDIITDMKWAWVDQAGVICQQEGIFRVNCMDCLDRTNVLQAAIARMVMEQQLKKLGVMPPEQPLPVKCYRIYQVMWANNGDTISRQYAGTAALKGDFTRTGERKLAGVMKDGVNSANRYYLNRFRDAYRQSVIDLMMGLPVTEDLYSIFSKEKEHEEKEKESQRGVQEQVSILLQTYMQLLLPDDERFHGGWALINCDPSLIDATHKDVDVLLLLSNSAYYVAYYDDEADKVNQYQRLSLEGLEKIEIGPEPTLFGKPKYCCMRLHYKNEETSGYFHTLRAVSRNPEDDGKDTLQCIAEMLRIAKQAMEQELPIIEKRLERRHSKPHEDIMGIQGRAGDQALGSGLAQGKSFLLNKFSSLNQKVKQSNLGRLGTFSKPEVKVNFLKPNMRVNLWKSDSSLETTDSNPGSVAMKDLCDNHSEISSDSDSYNSDEQPHASSLDTADYVLPSCGIVSAPRLNSRSQSVSSVEIAVPTVVHGTNTDYSQGDGPSPETAEEAILIDFGTPIDVYCHQFAQDAQTKPVEEGKEEQPTLPQNLSAKAPPSTQEAQPGSQPQQPQQQQQPPRVKEEPQLSRPSQLNVQPSAPTSNLLTVQAAGSAVSGGSACSQRSLGSQLEGSLGPSPADSNGSRVVSPFAKIKSSMVQVASLTQAGLTQGINFAVAKVQKSPEPEVVSETVNENELKAMFTQCQTRIIQI encoded by the exons CTACTGACCTGCTGTTGGCATGGAACCCTGTTTGCCTGGGCCTTGTGGAGGGCCTCATTGGGAAGATACAGCTCCATGCTG ATCTTCCTCTGTGCCTCGTCTTGATCCGGCAGAAAGCACTGGTCGGAGAGTTGCCAGGAAACCACAAAGTGTACAAGATCACCAAAATAGCTGTGGTGGAGCTGTCGGAAGATGAACCCCAGGACTTGGAGCTGGAG CTTTGCAAGAAGCACCACTTTGGGATCAACAAACCAGAGAAGATCGCACAATCCCCAGACGAGTCCAAGTTCCTGCTGAAGACGCTGAATCAGATCAAGTCCAATGTCGCTCAGCCCACCAAGAAAAAG GTCAAGGAGAACAAGGAGAAGGAGCGTCTCGAGAGGCGACTGCTCGACGAACTGTACAAGATATTCATGGACTCGGATTCCTTCTACTACAGCCTGACCTATGACCTCACTAACACCGTTCAGCGACAGGGAGCCGCGGACAAGTCGGACCTGCCCATCTGGAAACGG GTGGATGACCGCTTCTTCTGGAACAAGCATATGATTCAGGAGCTCCTGGACCTTCAG GTGCCCCAGGTGGACTTCTGGGTGGTCCCCGTCATCCAGGGCTTTgtgcaggtggaggagctggtggTCAACTACAACGACAACTCCGACGAGGAGAAGAGCAGCCCGGACACGCCCCTTCAGGAGCTCACCTGCGTGGACAACATTCACCCCCGCTTCGCCGTGGCCATCATCTCCCGCCGCAGTAGACATCGCGCTG GGATGCGGTATAAGCGGCGAGGTGTGGACACAGATGGCCACGTTGCCAATTATGTGGAGACGGAGCAGCTGATCCACGTCCACAGTCACACGCTGTCCTTTGTGCAGGCCCGCGGCTCCGTCCCCATATTCTGGAGTCAGTCAGGGTACCGCTACAACCCTCGGCCCCGCCTGGAGAAAG ATGAAAAGGAGACCGTTCCGTACTTTGCTGCCCACTTTGACCAGCAGCTCAGCGTCTACAAAAAACAG GTGATCATCAACTTAGTGGACCAGAGTGGCAGAGAGAAGATGATTGGCGACGCATACCTCAAGCAAGTGCTGCTGTACAACAACCCCAACCTGACATACGTCTCCTTTGATTTTCACGAGCACTG CCGGGGAATGAAGTTTGAGAATGTGCAGACCCTAACAGATGCCATTTGGGATATCATCACAGACATGAAATGGGCCTG GGTGGACCAAGCAGGAGTCATCTGCCAACAGGAGGGCATCTTCCGGGTGAACTGCATGGACTGTCTGGACAGGACCAATGTTTTGCAGGCCGCTATCGCCCGAATGGTCATGGAGCAGCAG CTGAAGAAGCTCGGCGTGATGCCTCCAGAGCAGCCGCTGCCCGTTAAGTGCTACCGCATCTATCAGGTCATGTGGGCCAACAACGGGGACACCATCAGCCGACAGTATGCCGGTACCGCTGCCCTCAAG GGAGATTTTACACGAACGGGAGAGAGGAAACTGGCTGGAGTGATGAAGGATGGCGTCAACTCAGCAAATCGCTACTACCTGAACCGCTTCAGAGATGCCTACAGGCAATCTGTTATTG ACCTCATGATGGGCCTGCCGGTGACGGAGGACCTGTACTCCATCTTCAGTAAGGAGAAGGAGcacgaggagaaggagaaggagagccaGCGCGGAGTGCAGGAGCAGGTCAGCATACTGCTGCAGACCTACATGCAGCTGCTCCTGCCCGACGACGAGAGGTTTCACGGCGGATGGGCCCTCATCAACTGTGACCCCAG CCTCATTGATGCAACACACAAAGATGTGGACGTCCTGCTGCTCCTGTCCAACAGCGCTTATTATGTGGCTTA CTATGATGATGAGGCTGATAAAGTGAACCAGTACCAACGTCTCAGTTTGGAAGGCTTGGAAAAGATAGAGATAG GACCTGAGCCCACTCTGTTTGGGAAACCAAAGTACTGTTGCATGAGGCTGCACTACAAGAACGAGGAGACCAGCGGCTACTTCCACACGCTGAGGGCGGTGTCGAGGAACCCAGAGGACGACGGGAAAG ATACGTTGCAGTGCATAGCTGAAATGCTTCGAATAGCCAAACAGGCCATGGAACAAGAGCTGCCGATAATTGAGAAGAGACTGGAGAG GAGACACAGTAAACCCCATGAAGACATAATGGGCATCCAAGGCAGAGCAGGAGATCAGGCTCTGGGTTCCGGTCTAGCTCAGGGCAAAAGCTTCCTCCTCAACAAGTTCTCGTCTCTCAACCAGAAGGTCAAGCAGTCCAACCTCGGTCGACTGGGCACCTTCTCCAAGCCGGAGGTGAAGGTGAACTTCCTGAAGCCCAACATGAGGGTCAACCTCTGGAAGTCGGACAGCAGCCTGGAGACCACCGACAGCAACCCGGGCTCGGTGGCCATGAAGGACCTGTGCGACAACCACTCCGAGATCTCGTCCGACTCGGACTCGTACAACTCGGACGAGCAGCCGCACGCCAGCTCGCTGGACACCGCGGACTACGTGCTGCCCAGCTGCGGCATCGTGTCGGCGCCGCGCCTCAACAGCCGCTCGCAGTCCGTCAGCAGCGTGGAGATCGCCGTGCCCACCGTCGTCCACGGCACCAACACCGACTACAGCCAGGGCGACGGGCCCTCGCCCGAGACCGCCGAGGAGGCCATCCTCATAGACTTCGGCACGCCCATTGACGTTTACTGCCACCAGTTTGCCCAGGACGCTCAGACCAAGCCTGTGGAGGAGGGCAAGGAGGAGCAGCCGACTCTCCCCCAGAACCTCAGTGCTAAAGCCCCTCCGTCCACTCAGGAGGCCCAGCCAGGGTCTcagccccagcagccccagcagcagcagcagccgccacgGGTCAAAGAGGAGCCGCAGCTCTCCCGGCCGTCCCAGCTGAACGTGCAGCCCTCCGCGCCCACCTCCAACCTCTTGACCGTCCAGGCGGCGGGCTCGGCCGTGTCGGGCGGCTCGGCCTGCTCCCAGAGGAGCCTGGGCTCCCAGCTGGAGGGCAGCCTGGGCCCCTCGCCGGCAGACAGCAACGGCAGCCGGGTGGTCTCCCCCTTCGCCAAGATCAAGAGCTCCATGGTGCAGGTGGCCAGCCTGACGCAAGCCGGACTCACCCAAGGGATCAACTTCGCCGTGGCCAAGGTTCAGAAAAGTCCCGAACCGGAGGTGGTCAGCGAGACGGTCAACGAGAACGAACTGAAAGCAATGTTCACACAGTGCCAGACCCGGATTATCCAGATCTAG